Below is a window of Synechococcus sp. RSCCF101 DNA.
TCGTCAATGGAGTTGCCCTGCAGGGTCTACCCCCATGCGGGGGTGGCGGGAGGTGGCCATAACCGGGCCTTGCATTGAAGAGTTGCTTCAGAATGATGGTTCGCTGATTCGATGCCAGCGCAAGCTGCTATGCCTCTGCTCGATGCCGTGATGCGGCAACGGGCATTGAGTACAATCATGATCGGCTGGAAGAGAAGAAGAACCCCAAGAAGAACCCCAAGAAGAACCCCAAGACATGCCGGAGGCCCGAGATCCTGGGAATGATTCCCAACGCCGGCAACGTGGTGATGCTGCTGCTCCCGGTCAGGGCAGCGCCTCGCCACCATCGACGGATGCTCAGCCAGTCGGGGCCGAAGGGCGCCGGACTCCGGAGCAGGGGTGGGACGCGTCTGAGCCCGGCGAGGCCGGCAGCGGTGATTCCGTCAGCCACCTGGTCTGCATCGGCGCTTCAGCGGGTGGCCTGGAGGCCATCGAGGAGCTTCTGGCGGGCCTGCCAGCGCTCTCCGGCCTGGCCGTGATCCTGGCGATGCATGTCGCCCCGGACAAGCCGACCAACCTGCCGGACTATCTGAGCCGGAAGACCGCGTTGGAGGTCGTGCTGGCGGCCGATGGAATGGCCCTCAGGCCAGGCGCTCTGGTGGTTGCGCAGCCCGGCCGGGATCTCACCCTCAACGGCAGCACGATTGCGTTTGTGCAGCCGCAGGAGGGCGCTTTCTCCGTTCCAAGCATTGACAGGTTCTTCCACTCGGCGGCCAGCAGCTGGGCAGAGCGCTGCATCGGCATCGTTCTCTCCGGCTCTGGCTCGGATGGCGCCATGGGCCTGCGGGCGATCCGCAGCGGTGGTGGCCTGACCATTGTTCAGAACCCGGCAACGGCTCGCTTTTCGTCCATGCCCCAATCAGCGTTCGCCTACGGGGGTGCGGAATGGGCTCTCGATGCCGGGACCATCGGGTCTGCGTTGGAGCGCTATCTCCGGCCTGACGTGCCTGACCTTCCTGAGCAATCAGATCCTGCTCAGATGAGCCGGGAGGAGCAGCAGCAGGGCGAGCGATACCAGGAGCAGCAGCAGCAGGACGACCTTCTGCTTGATGTGACCAAACTGATCCTGAAGCGGCGCGGCATTGATTTCTCTCAGTACAAGCGCTCCACATTGCGTCGCCAGATCCGGCGAAGGATGGTTGTGGCTGGCGTGGAATCTCTGAAGAGCTATCTCGATCTGCTCAGGGATTCCCCGGATGAGGCGAATGAGCTGACACGAAACATGCTGGTCAGTGTGACGGCCTTTTTCCGTGATCCTGATGTGTTTGCCTGCCTCGCTCAGGCAATGCGCGATCTGCCAATTGTGGCTGATGACGACCGGCAGATGCGGATCTGGGTGCCGGGTTGTGCGACGGGGGAAGAGCTGTATTCGGTTGCCATGCTTGCGAGCGAGATCCTTGGCAATCCACCGGATCTCGGCCGCAGGCTCAAGCTGTTCGGTACGGATCTGGATGAGGAGAGTCTCACGATTGCCCGACGCGCGGTCTACACGCCCGATGCAGTGCAGGCCATACCGAGTGCACTTCGCTCGCGCTATCTCGTCTCTCAGGGCTACATGTACCGCATTCGAGAGGACATTCGAGACTGTGCCGTGTTTGCAAGGCACGATCTCTCTCAGGACCCTCCCTTTCCGGAGATTGATGTGATTTCCTGTCGCAATACGCTGATCTATTTCTCAAACCAGATGCAAGACAAAATCTTCGATACGTTCCGGTTCAGCCTGGTTGATCGTGGTCTGCTGATCCTGGGGCCATCGGAAATCCTTCGAACCCAGTCTCAGGGACTCGCCATCCTCAATGGTGAGCACCACATCTATTCCCGCTACGGCGGCTCAACGGTCCGTACACTGCGTGCCCCTGCTGTGGCGACCAAACCCACCAACCAGTCGCCAAGTCGGAGCAGGGACCAGCGCGCGCAATTCTCGACATCGTCCCAGTCCTACGGCAGCAGCTTCTGGTACGCCATCGTTGCCGCGGCGGTGGAGCCATCCCTGGTGCTCGATGACCGGGATCGCGTGCTGGAGGTGATCGGTGATGTGTCCGCCTTCTGCCAGATCCCTCCGGGCCAGTTGACCCATTCCCTGCTCAGGCTCATCAGGCCGGAATGGCGATCTGCTGTACGGGGACTTCTCGTTGCTCTGGAGGGGGGCGCCAGCTGTGTCTCCTCTCTGCCCCTGTCATCCGGAGCCGGCCGTGACCCGGTGGCATTGGTTCTCACGGCGCTTCCGCTGGATGGCAGGCCGTTCAAGCTGTTGAGCTTCCGGCCGATCTCCGCACCGATCACATTCCCCCAGAGTCAGAAGACATCGCTCGACGTGCCTCAGCTGCAACTGGCCGAGGAAGTCCACCGCCTTGAAGAGGAGTTGTTGGAGACGAAGGAATCGCAGCGGGTCTACATGGTGGAGCTCCAGTCTGCCAATGAGGAGCTCGAGGCCTCATCCGAGGAATTGCAGGCCTCATCGGAAGAACTGCAGTCGTCCAACGAAGAGCTGGAAGCCTCGAATGAGGAGCTGCAGGCTTCGAATCAGGAGTTTGCCTGCCTGAATGAAGAACTCCGCGAGCGCAGCGCTCAGCTTGAACTGGCCAACTGCGACCTGCGCAACATTCAGCAAGCGCTCTCTCAGGGGCTGATCATTCTCGATGAGATGCTTCGGATTCAGCGGTTCTCCTCTCTGGCGGTGCGCGTCTTCGCGCTTGTCGAGTCCGATGTCGGCTCAACCTTGATGTCTGTGCCCACAACGGTTCCCATCCATGACCTGGAGCGTGTGCTGTTGGGTGTTGTTCAGGATCAACAGGTTGTCACCCTGGAGTGTGAGAACAGCAAGTCGGCGTATCTGTTGCGCTTTGTTCCGTACAGCACCATCCCGGCGAACCGGAGCGGTGTGATCGTGACCATCACTGACATCTCAACCATTGTGCGCCTGCGCCGAACAGCGGAATCAACACTGGCGGATCTCAACCGAGTTGCGGATACATTGCAGGAAGGCATCTTCAAACGCGAGCTGGAGGGCGAGGGGCGCTTTGTGTTCGTCAGTCAACGCTTTGCGGACATTACTGGCCTTGATGGCGATCGCCTGGTTGTGGATCCCGGCCTGTTTGACGGGTGCATTCATCCTGACGACAGGGAGCGGGTCAAGGCCCAGAGGCAAAATCGGCCGTCAGGGCCGGTCTTGCTGAACTATCGCTTTCTGGTGACTGGCAGCCGTGAGGTCTGGATGAGAGAAACTGCAACGAGCATTGCTGAGGATGGTGCTTCCTACCTCGTGGGCACCCTCTCCGATATCACGGCTGAGGCGAAGAAGCAGTTGCACGCGGCTGAACTGTCCTCCGTCTTCGAGATGGTGTTCAACACCCGTGAGTTCGGTGTGATGGCCCTTGATCAGGATCTGACCATCACATTGGCCAATCCGGAGCTTGGCAACCTCAGCGGCTTTGCATTGGAGCACCTCACGGCGCGGCCCTTGTCCCTGCTGCTGTCACCTCAGGACTCAGGGCCCCTTCTCGCTGAGCTGCGCCACATGCTTACGCATCCTGCCGAAGGCGCTGGTTCACGCTGCATGCCGCTCACATGTGCCGATGGCTCCGAGATCTGGGTCGTTCTGGAGCTGCAGTGTCTGTCAACGCCGCTTCCAGCTTCCTCCATCATCATCACCGTCAAGGATGTCACCCTGCTGCGCTCCACCATCCAGGACCTCCAGCATCAGGCGTTGGAGGATCCACTCACCGGAGCCTGCAACAGCAAGGCCTTTCACCGCCAACTCCACCACGACATCCGGCGAGCCGAGCGCAGTCAGACCCCCCTGGCTGTGATCACGCTCGACATCGACTCATTCAAGGCCGTGAACGACCAGCATGGCCACCCTGCCGGCGATGCCGTGCTGGCTGAGACCGCTTCTCGCCTCAGCCGTGTCACCAGAGCGGGCTTCTCTGCCGTGGCCAGGATCGGCGGCGATGAGTTCGCTCTGTCTTTGACCGGCTTCTCATCGATGGCGGATCTGGATCGCGCCCTGATGCGCCTGATGGCTGAACTCTCCCATCCGTTTCAGCTTGACGATGCCCGGCTCAATCTGAATTTCAGCATCGGCGTGGCTCTGTTCCCCGAGCATGCCGAGGCGAAGGACGCGCTGATCGCCGCTGCCGATGAAGCGCTCTACGACGCCAAGGCCACGCCCGGCACCCAGTACCGGCTCTTCCGAACCGACCTGTCCGATCAGCAGTCCCGGCGGCAGTCGTTGTCCGAGCGTCTCGCTCAGGCTGTGGCTGCCGACCGCTTCGATCTGAGTTATCAGCCCATCGTTGATGCCGCGACGGGAGTGACGTGGGGGCTGGAAGCCCTGTTGCGCTGGCGACTGGACGACGCCCTTGTCCCCGCCTGCGACTTCATCGATGTGCTCGAGTCCCACGGTCTGCTCCGACGCCTGCAGCCGCTGCTGCTGCGTCTGCTCACCCGCGATCTGGACATCATCCGCTCCGCCTTTGATGACACCGTGCAACTCTGCGTGAATCTCCTGCCCAGCCAGCTCACTGCGGAGACGGCCAATGCCGTGCTGGTGAACTGGCCGCGGCGGAATTCCCTCAGAGGCCTCGCTGCGGAGATCACCCCCGCCGCCTTTCAGTCGCCCACGGCGCAACGTTGCCTTCTCCTGCTGGCGGAGCATGGCGTGCAGCTCTCCATCGACGATTTCACAACCGTGCACGGCAACCTGATCGCTCTGCGGGATCAGGGGCCGGCCGTGCTGAAGATCGATGGGTCCCGCTTCGACCTCAGCGGCACCACCACCGCCGACCTGGCCATGGTGAACGCCCTGGCGGCCTACGCCCATGCCTGCGGCTCCCTCCTGGCTGTCAAGAACATCGATGACGCCAACGGCGCCGCTCAGCTTCGCCAGTCCGAGGTGGATCTGATCCAGGGCCGTGCCATCTGTGATCCCCTGCCGCTGGGCGAGTGCATCAGATGGTGCCAGGACCGCTCCAGCGCAGGCTGATCGTGATCAGGCGGCCCCCGTGCTGGAGCGCTCCGATCCTCCCCTCTCCTCATTGACCTCTGCGCCGGTCTCCTGGCTCTCCGAGGCCGCTTCGATCTGATCGGCCATCCAGTCCTCGGCGATCACGTTCACCGTGCTGGCCACGGGAATCGCCAGCAGGATGCCCGGCAGACCGGCCACCTTGGCCCCGAGGAAGAGGGTGAAGAGCAGCCAGAGGGGATTGAGGCCCACCATGCTGCCCATCACGCGCGGCACGATCACGTTGTCGAGGATCTGGCCCAGAACGAAGGCGATCACGAACACGGTGATCCCCACTGAGAGGTTGTTCACCATCAGGAAGCCGCTCACCGACACCTGGGCGATGGCACCCATGAAGGGGAGCATGCTCGCCATGCCGATCAGAAAGCCGAACAGGGCGCCGTAGGGAACGCCGACCAGCGTGAACACCAGCGCCAGCACCACGCTGAAGCCGAAGGCCAGGATCACCTGCCCCCGCAGGAAGGTGCGAATCCGCACAGGCAGTTCCCGGCCGATGCGCTGGCGCCACCAGGGTGGCAGCCAGCGCATCAGGCCGTCCCAGGCCGACGGCCCCCCCACCAGCAGGAACACCGTGAGGATCAGGGTGAGGAACAGAAACAGACCGGCGCTGACGCTGGCGCTGAACAGATCGGGCAGGACTCCCACCACCGAACCGGCCAGGTTGGCCACCTGGGCCTGCAGCGACTCCATCAGGGAGGCGCCGGCACCGCTGCCGCCATGCAGCGCCGCCAGCGACTGGACCCAGGCCGCGAGGCCCTGGGCGGAATCCACCCAGGTGGGCAGGGCTGCCATCAGGCTGCGGACCTGACCGGCCAGCAGCGGGCTGAGCACCACGGCGCCCCCGGTCAGCAGCAGCACGGCCGCCACCACCACCACCAGCAGGCTGAGGCCCCGCCCGAGGCCGATCCGCTGCAGCCGCCGCACCGGCAGGTCCACCAGGATCGCCACCACCACCGCCAGGATGAAGATGGTGAGGAAGGGCTGGAGATAAGCCATCAGGCGCAGCAGCAGCCAGGCGTTGAGGAACCAGAGCGGCAGCAGCAGGGCATTGCGCAGCCAGCGGGGCTGGGTCACCAGGGGGCGGAGCGGCAGGGTCATGACAGAGGCGTGGATGGCTGACTCAGAACGGTTCGGCTCCGATCGCTAGAACGGAGCTGAGGCTCACGGCGGTCGGTTCATGGAAGTCAGTGTCTGGCAGAGCGGAGCCCCCGGCGAGCCCCTCTCCCGCGCCACCGCCCACCTGCCGGAACCGGCGGAGGATGAGCTGGTGCTGGAGGTGCTGCACTGCGGCCTTTGCCACAGCGACGTCTCCATGCTGGACAACGCCTGGGGCCTCAGCAGCTTCCCCCTCGTTCCCGGCCACGAAGTGGTCGGCCGGGTCTGCGCGGTGGGGCCGGGCGTGAACCCCGATCTGATCGGCCAGTTGCGGGGGCTGGGCTGGATCTCGGGCAGCTGCCGCCACTGCATCCGCTGCCTCGGTGGGGACGCCAACCTCTGCGGCTCACTCGAATCCACCATCGTCGGTCGGCAGGGCGGATTCGCCAGCCACGTGATGGCCCATCAGGACTGGGCCGTGCCCATTCCCGACTCGGTGGCTCCGGAGGATGCCGGTCCGCTGTTCTGCGGTGGCGTCACCGTCTTCGCCCCTCTGATCGATGAGGCCGTCTCGCCCACGGCGCGGGTCGCGGTGATCGGCATCGGTGGTCTGGGCCATCTGGCGCTCCAGTTCGCCCGCGCCTGGGGTTGCGAGGTCACCGCCCTGACCACCACGCCGGCCAAGCGGCAGGAGGCGATCGGCTTCGGTGCCCATGAGGTGGTCGCCCTGGCGGATCTGGGCGGCTGCGCCGGACGCTTTGATCTGATCATCAACACCAGCAACCACAGCCTCGACTGGGCGGCGGTGATCGGCGCCCTGGCCCCCCGCGGCCGCCTGCATCAGCTCGGCGCCGTGCTGGAGCCCATTCCCGTGGCGGCCTTCGATCTGATCGCCACCCGCCGCTCGATCACGGGCAGCCCCACCTCCTCGCCGGCCAGCCTGGTGAAGATGATGGAGTTCTGCGGGCGCCACGGCATCCGCCCCGCGGTGGAGCACCTGCCGATGGCCGAGCTCAACACGGCGATCGAACGGCTGCGCCGGGGCGATGTGCGCTACCGCTTCGTGCTCGACGGTCCGGCCTGAGGGGGCATGGGCCAGTCCAGCGACGAGGTCATCGCCAGCCTGCGCCACAGCCTCGGCACGCTCGAGGCGGCGCTGAGCGTAGTGGATGAGGCCCTGGTGATCACCAGCCGGGCCAATGCGATCGAGTGGTGCAACACGGCCTTCGAGGAGCTGGCCGGCCGGCGGCGCATGTTCCTGCTCGGTAGCGATCTCTGCACCATCCTCGAAGACATTCACAGCCCGGAGAATGCGGAAGCCTGCGGGCTGTTCCTCGCCGATTTCCGCACCCTCAACACCGGCGCACGGGTGTTTCAGCTCAATCCCGGTCTGCCCTGGGAAACGGTGTCCCTCACCTGGGCGCCGGTGTGGATCCCGGGCCGGGAGAGCCTGATCACGGCCATCCGCAACATCAGCGACCTGGCCCGCAGCGAGCGGCAGCTGCGGCAGGCCAACGACACCCTCGAGGAGCAGGTGCGGCGCCGCACCGCCGAGCTGCGTTCCGCCCGCGACGAAGCGGTGGCCGCCAACCGGGCCAAGACCATCTTCCTGGCCAACATGAGTCATGAGATCCGCACGCCGATGAATGCCGTGATCGGCATGAGCGAGCTCCTCATGGACACCTCGCTCGACGAGCGTCAGCAGGAACTGGTCGACACCCTGCACACCAGCGGTGAGCACCTGCTGGCCCTGATCTCCGACATCCTCGACATCAGCCGCATCCAGGCCGATCGCATGGAACTGTGCGAGCGGCGCTTCGACCTGCGCTCGCTGCTCGACGACTGCCTCGCCCTGATCCAGCCGCTGGCGGAGAGCAAGGGCCTGCAGCTCCGCCGCACGGGTCCCGAGCTCTGGCCTCCGCCGCTGCTGGGGGACCGGATGCGTCTGCGCCAGATCCTGGTGAATCTGCTCAGCAATGCGGTGAAGTACACCGAAACCGGCTGGCTGAAGCTGGAGGTGGAGGCCCCGCCTGCAACAGGCGAGCGTCAGGATCTGCGGCTGGTGGTGAGCGACAGCGGCATCGGCATCCGCCGGGAGTTCCTCGCCGTGATCTTCGAGGACTTCTCCCGCGATGTGAAGGCCGAGGTCAAGGGCGGCAGCACGGGCCTGGGCCTGGCCATCAGCCGCCGGCTCACCGAGCTGATGGGCGGCCGCATCGAGGCGGCGTCCACCCCCGGTCAGGGCAGCGTCTTCACGGTCTCCCTGGCCCTGCCGCTCGCCGGGCCGGCGGCTGACGCCCCGGCTGCGGCGGAACCCGGCGAGGGCGGGAACGCTCCTCTGGAGGACGACTTCTCCGACCTGCGGCTGCTGGTGGCGGAGGACAACCCGGTCAACCAGCGGGTGATCCAGCTCATGCTCCGGAAACTCGGGATCGAGGCGGCCCTCGTGAGCGATGGCGCCGAAGTGCTCACCTGGCTGGAGAGCCACAGAGCCGATGTGGTGCTGATGGACATCGAGATGCCGGAGATGGATGGCCTGGAGGCCACGCGCCGGTTGCGGCGGCGGCCGGGGCCCCAGCCCTACGTGATCGCCCTGACGGCCTATTCCTTCAACTCCCAGCGGCAGGGCTGCCTCGCCGCCGGCATGAACGACTTCCTCTCCAAGCCGATCAAGGCCGCTCAGCTGCGCGACGCCTTCCGCCGCTACCGCGACGCCGAGGCGGTCCCGGCCCGTCCCTCCGCACCCCCGAACGATTGATGGCCTTTGACCCCTCAGGCCCGGATGCCGCTCCGGGTTCAGCGTCAACCGTGCTCGATCCAGCCATCTGGCAGGAGCTCAGGAGTCTCTTCGAAGGGGATGAGGCCGGCCTGGCGGATCTGGTGCGCACCTTCGCCGACGACTCGCAGCGAACCCTGGATCGGCTGGCGGATCCAGGTCTGCCCGCCGAACGCTGGCGGGCCGGTCTGCATCGGCTGCGCTCAGCCAGCGCCGGCATCGGTGCGGCGGCCCTGTCGGCGCTCTGCGCCGACCTGGAGGCCGGCGAGCCCCCCGGCCCCGACTGTCCTGGCCCGCTGCTGGAGCGCCTCCGTCGCGAGCGTGAGGCGGCCCTGCGCGCCCTGGGCGGAGCGACAGGGGATCCGTCCGAGACGCAGGAGACCGACCCCGGCTGATGGAGCCCGCGGCCTGCCGGATCGATGCCCCCCCGGTGCTCGTGGTTGATGACGACCCGGTGCACCGGCGCATCACCGCGGCCCGCCTCAGCCGCAACGGTCAGCGGGTGCTCGATGCCGGATCCGGTCCTGAGGCGCTCGAACTGGCCCGCACCGGCGGCCCGCCTGCCGTGGTGCTCTGCGACTGGGAGATGGAGGGGATGGATGGCCTCCAGGTCTGCTCGGCCTTCAAGGCCGATCCCGCCCTGAGCGGCTGCCACTTCATCCTGCTCACCGCCCGCTCGGGCGAGCCCGATCGCATCCGCGGGCTCGACTGCGGTGCGGACGATTTCCTCAGCAAGCCGATCAGCCAGGAGGAGCTGATGGCGCGCGTGCGCTGCGGCCTGCGGCTGCATGACGCCGCCGAGCGGCTGCGGCTGCTCTCGGCGGATCTGCAGGCCCAGCACAGCCTGATGGAGACCGAGATCCAGGCGGCGGCCCGCTATGTGCAGCAGCTGCTCCCGGTCCGGCTGGAGGGGGATGTGCAGGTGGTGGGCCGCTTCCAGCCCTGCTTCCACCTCGGCGGTGATGCCTACGACTCCTTCTGGGTCGACCGCCACCATCTCGTCCTCTACATCCTTGACGTCTCCGGCCATGGGCTGGCGGCGGCCCTGCCCTCGGTGTCGGTGGTGAATCTGCTGCGCTCCGGCAGCCTGCGCGTGCCCCTCACCCGTCCGGCGGCGGTGCTCTGCGAGCTGAACCGCCGCTTTGAGATGGAGGAGCAGGGCGGCCGCTACTTCACCATCTGGTACGGGGTCTTCGATCGCCGCAGCCGGCTGCTGCGCTACTCCAGCGCGGGTCATCCTCCCGGCCTGCTGCTGCGGGGCGCTCCCCATGTGCAGCCCCTCAGCACCCGCAACCTGCCCGTGGGCCTGCTGGAGAACGCCGAGTACGACGAGGGCCGCTGCCGGATCGAACGGGACTCGCGCCTGCTGCTCTACAGCGACGGCCTCTACGAGTGCGACGCTGAGGACCGGACACCTCTGGGGCTGATCGGACTGGAGGACCTGGCGGCGAGGCTGCCGGAGACCGATCCCGGCCTCGCCCTCGACCACCTGTTCGCTGAGGTGAGCCGGCGCCTTGGGGCCGCTCCGTTCAGCGACGACGCCTCGGCCCTGCTGGCCCGGTTCGCGGGCTGAGCGGCTGAGGTCTGCCGCCTCAGTCCTCCGGGCGGGTTTCGAACAGGGCCTCGGTGCCGGTCAGCTCCAGCAGCGTGCGGATCTGACTGTTGATGTGGCGCAGCTCCAGGGCCACCCGATGGGCCCTGGCCAGCTTCAGGGCGGCCATCAGACAACCGAAGCCGCTGCTGTCCATGAACTCCACTCCGCTGCAGTCGATCACCACATCGCGTGGCTCGCCGCTGAGCAGATCCTCCACCCGCATGCGGATGTCGGCGCCCGAATCACCGTTCAGGTGGCGCGGCGGACGGATCGTGTACGGATCAGGGTCTGCTGACATGGCCACAGTCGCGTGACTAGCACTTCGGTAGGGATCGAGGTTCGCATGGTCAGCACATCCACACTCCGCTCCCCCGGGTCGCTCGCCAGCCCCCGCTGGGTGGTGCCGTTCGAGGCGGTGACCCTGGCCGACATCGCCCAGGTGGGCGGGAAGAACGCCTCGCTGGGTGAGCTGCTCCAGGCTCTGCGTGCTGAGGGTGTGCGGGTGCCGGGCGGATTCGCGGTCACCGCCGCCGCCTACCGACGCGTGCTGGAGGCGGCCGGGCTCGGGCCGCGGCTCGAGAGCCTGCTGCAGGGACTCGACGGCAGCGATCTGGCGGCCCTGCAGCAGGCCGGCGCCGAAGCGCGACGGCTGGTGGCCGGAGCCCCCCTGCCGGCCCCGATCGAGGAGGCGATCCTCACGGCCTACCGGGCGATGGGCTCGCCGGCGGTGGCGGTCCGCTCCAGCGCCACCGCCGAGGATCTGCCGGAGGCCAGCTTCGCCGGTCAGCAGGACACCTACCTCAACGTTCAGGGCGACGACGCCCTGCTCGAAGCCTGCCGGCAGTGCTTCGCCTCTCTGTTCACCGATCGGGCGATCACCTACCGCCAGCTGCACGGCTTCGCCCACATGGAGGTGGCCCTCTCCATCGGTGTGCAGCGCATGGTGCGCTCGGACCTGGGCTCGGCCGGAGTGATGTTCAGCATCGACACCGAGAGCGGCTTCCGCGATGCCGTGCTCCTCACCGCCGCCTGGGGCCTCGGCGAGACGGTGGTGCAGGGGGAGGTGAACCCGGATGAGTACCTGATTCATAAGCCCACCCTGCTGGAGGGCTACCGGCCGATCCTCAGCCGCCGCCGCGGCAGCAAGGCCCAGCGGCTGGTCTATGCCGATGCCGCCGCCGACGGTGCTGCGGGCCGTCCGGTCCGCCTCGAGCCGGTGCCGGAGGAGCTGCGCCGTCGCTTCGCCCTCAGCGATGAGGAGGTGCTCACCCTGGCCCGCTGGGCCTGCCTGATCGAGCGCCACTACAGCGCGGTGCGCGGCACACCCACGCCGATGGACATCGAATGGGGCCGCGATGGCCGCAGCGGCGAGCTGTTCGTTCTTCAGGCCCGGCCGGAGACGGTGCAGTCGCAGCAGCGGGGGTCAGTGCTGCGCCGCTGGCATCTCGAACCCCACCATGCCCCGGTGCTGAGCAGGGGCCGGGCGATCGGCGCGGCGGTGAGCAGCGGGCCGGCGCGGGTGATCCAGGACCCCTCCCAGATCGATCGCTTCCGCGACGGCGATGTGCTCGTGACCGTGCGCACCGATCCGGACTGGGAACCGATCCTGCGCAAGGCCACCGGTGTGATCACCGACCAGGGCGGTCGCACCTGTCACGCGGCGATCATCGCCCGTGAGATGGGGCTGCCGGCGATCGTGGGCTGCGGCGACGCCACCCGCACGATCGACGATGGCCGGGTCGTCACCGCCTCCTGCTGCGAGGGGGAGGTGGGGCGCGTCTACGACGGAGCGTTGGCGACGCGGGTGGAGGAGGTGGAACTGGCGGAGATCCCCGCCACCCGCACCCGCATTCTGATGAACGTGGGCAATCCGGATGAAGCCCTCAACCTCGCCGCCATTCCCTGCGACGGGGTCGGTCTGGCCCGGCTGGAATTCATCATCGCCAACCACATCAAGGTGCATCCGATGGCGCTGCTCCATCCGGAGCGCATCGGGGATCCCGGCCAGCGCAGGGCTGTGGAGGCCCTGGCGGAGGGCTATGCCCACCCCGGCGACTTCTATGTCGACCGCCTGGCCCAGGGCATGGCACGCATCGCCGCCGCCTTCCATCCCCGTCCGGTGGTGCTGCGCTTCTCCGACTTCAAGACCAACGAATACGCCCGACTCCTCGGCGGTGCCGACTTCGAACCGCGGGAGGACAACCCGATGATCGGCTGGCGCGGGGCCTCCCGCTACAGCGCACCGGGATTCCGGGAGGCCTTCGCGCTGGAGTGCCGGGCCCTGCGGCGGGTGCGGATGGAGATGGGCCTGAAGGGGGCGACCCCGATGATCCCGTTCTGCCGCACGCCCGAGGAGGCCGATCGGGTGCTGGCGGTGATGGCCGAGGAGGGGCTGGTCCGCGGTGAGGACGGGCTGGAGGTGTACGTGATGTGCGAGCTGCCCAGCAATGTGATCGGTCTGGAGGCCTTCGCCGAACGCTTCGATGGCTTCTCGATCGGCACCAACGACCTCACCCAGCTCACCCTCGGCCTCGATCGCGATTCGGCCCTGGTGGCCGATCTCTTCGACGAGCGCCACCCGACGGTGAAGGCCATGATCAGCCTGGCCATCCGCACGGCGCGGCGCTGCGGCCGCAGGATCGGGCTCTGCGGCCAGGCCCCCAGCGACCATCCCGACTTCGCCCGCTTCCTGGTGGAGGAGGGCATCGATTCGATCAGCCTCAATCCGGATGCGGTGCTCAGCACCCGCCTGAAGGTGGCGGAGATCGAGCGGGAGCTGGATCCGTTTCCGTGAGCGAGCTGATCCGCGCCCTGATGCGGCCCGAGGCCTACGACCCGCCGGAAGCGGAGGTCACCCTGCTCGAGACCCACATCTCCTGGGTGCTGCTGGCCGGGGCCCACGCCTACAAGATCAAGAAGCCGGTGAATTTCGGCTTCATCGATTTCAGCTCGCCCGCCCGGCGCGCCGAGGCCTGCGCCACCGAGCTGCGGCTGAATCGGCGCTTCAATCCGGATCTCTACCTCGCCTGCCAGCCGATTCATGGCCCGCTGCCGCAGGCGGCCTTCCATGGCGACGGGCCCGTGATCGAGCAGGCGGTGAAGATGCGCCGCTTCCGCCAGCAGGATCTGCTGCCGGCGGTGCTGCAGCGGGGCGGGGTCGGCGCAGCGGCGATCGAGCGACTGGCGGATGAGCTCGCGCGCGTTCATGCCGCAGCGCCTGTGGCCCCGGCCGGGGGGCCGTACGGCACGCCGGAGGCG
It encodes the following:
- the ppsA gene encoding phosphoenolpyruvate synthase → MVSTSTLRSPGSLASPRWVVPFEAVTLADIAQVGGKNASLGELLQALRAEGVRVPGGFAVTAAAYRRVLEAAGLGPRLESLLQGLDGSDLAALQQAGAEARRLVAGAPLPAPIEEAILTAYRAMGSPAVAVRSSATAEDLPEASFAGQQDTYLNVQGDDALLEACRQCFASLFTDRAITYRQLHGFAHMEVALSIGVQRMVRSDLGSAGVMFSIDTESGFRDAVLLTAAWGLGETVVQGEVNPDEYLIHKPTLLEGYRPILSRRRGSKAQRLVYADAAADGAAGRPVRLEPVPEELRRRFALSDEEVLTLARWACLIERHYSAVRGTPTPMDIEWGRDGRSGELFVLQARPETVQSQQRGSVLRRWHLEPHHAPVLSRGRAIGAAVSSGPARVIQDPSQIDRFRDGDVLVTVRTDPDWEPILRKATGVITDQGGRTCHAAIIAREMGLPAIVGCGDATRTIDDGRVVTASCCEGEVGRVYDGALATRVEEVELAEIPATRTRILMNVGNPDEALNLAAIPCDGVGLARLEFIIANHIKVHPMALLHPERIGDPGQRRAVEALAEGYAHPGDFYVDRLAQGMARIAAAFHPRPVVLRFSDFKTNEYARLLGGADFEPREDNPMIGWRGASRYSAPGFREAFALECRALRRVRMEMGLKGATPMIPFCRTPEEADRVLAVMAEEGLVRGEDGLEVYVMCELPSNVIGLEAFAERFDGFSIGTNDLTQLTLGLDRDSALVADLFDERHPTVKAMISLAIRTARRCGRRIGLCGQAPSDHPDFARFLVEEGIDSISLNPDAVLSTRLKVAEIERELDPFP